From the Glycine max cultivar Williams 82 chromosome 11, Glycine_max_v4.0, whole genome shotgun sequence genome, the window ATTAATTAAGAAgtttaattgaagtaataagACAGACAAATAAATCGCTATCTTATATAGCATATCAAACCTTGACTTCAGTAACATGACTGATAACTTTTCAACGCCACGTGTGAATgtgatatttttcttctatttctaacAATTTTATCTTTTCCTGAACATGATATGAACTATTCACCCATCAAAAAATTGAGGCAGGTGAAATGCCACATATAGTTAATATTTCAGGCCTACTATTTGTTAAACATGGTAGCATTTTCTTTACTTGTGGAAGGCATAAAATCATCAGCTGCTCCagtatttataaagaaaaaactaaaacatatgACCATTGAGCTATTTACCTTGTAAGTAGACAAATTGGCAGTGATTTGATTGAAAGCTTGAGCATTCTGCTCCATGAGTTGCTTCAAAGGGCTACAAATACCTGATTGCACATAAGGAAGAAAGTATTTGCTGAAAATAAGGGCAATGTCcacaaaaaaaatgagacatCATAAAAGCTGGGGCTGGGAACGATTCTATTCTAAGGCTAACATTATAATCCAATGGGGTTTggcacatcaattttttttttttaaaaaaaaaagtgacaaaCCGATTGTGGCATTCCATTTACCAGACACAATGACACATTAACTAAAAGCTACCAGAACTTCATTTCAATATAACAGAACATTAACTACAAAAAAAGATATGTCATTGGTAAAGAATGAGTGATAtgcattattttcttcttctttagatTAGCATAGATAGTAGAAAGCTGGCTTGCCAGCAGGGATAATGGGGACCGAAATTGGATTTGGGGATTGAGCTAGTGTCGCCACAATTTGTGGGACAACTTAACACCATGTGAGCCACTTCTCCACATTCTAcaattattgtatttaatatttatgcatTTGTATTTTGGGATCTAGTGATCATAATTGTTGGATTCATGATTAGTTATTAGGATAGGAATGAGGGAATTTAGAGTTTAAGAGCATGTTTTGAActgttttcaaaaacattttttgttttcagtaattagaaaacaataaaatccttttcaaagatcattttcactcaaaaaatattaaaaacagataatatattttctctcaGGGATGAAATGTGTTTGCATATAGATTCTTAGACTGGCAATCAAGGGctctaaattttggttttagctGAGCAAGAAGTTTGAAAATCATGAATAATGTGGTTGCAcacaagaaagagaaaatgataaGAACTTACATTATAATTCATAcatcatataataaataaaacctGATAAACTAACCATCATATTGTATCTGTTGACTTTGGTCCATATGGTGTGACATGCGAGGATATGTAGCCATGCTTGAGGGCAGAGCTGAATGTAAATTCGTCTTTGAAGCTAATTCCACTGGCTTATCCTGAAGAAGCATGACTTTAGAATACTCGTTCTTCAATCAACATTAGATCCTAAAGACATTATTGATTCAATATATCAAAACTGGAATCCCATTTATGGGATGCAACGtaatcatattttgttgttatttgaGTTATCATCAACATTCTTgaggtaaaatatgtttgaattttttttataaaaaatatatttgaaatttaacaACACCTACATAGTACATAAAACATCAAAGACAGAATCAGGGAAAGATTAATTTCACAACTCTTCAAAACACACTAAATTACAAGAAACATAGTATGTGTACACCAGTTTCCCAGATTTCATGTACCTTTCTATTATTGACCTTTTTCCCCAGATTGTGTTCTTCTGATTTTCTTCGCTTTCTCTGCAAAATAGTTTACACAGTATTTTAAAGGGGCAAATCACATAAGTACCCAAGTCCAATGCTTAATGCATTATGTTCATACAGTGCACAACTTTCTATTTTGTGGATAAAACTTTATAAAGGACCctaataatttttcaacttttaactgAAAAGAACAAAGGCAAGGAAAGTTAACTTGGTCTATTTTATTAAGAGTATATTTGATCATGAGATGAAACATAACCTTAAAATAGGGTTCTAAATTGTGGTCTGCAGTGGCAAGCCACAACAACCATATTTTGGCCAAATTGAAAGTTCCATCAGCTTTATTTTCCTGCATTTTTCTGCAATTGCTGGGACTGCTACCATGACAACAACCAAAATCTAAAACCCTGCCTTTAATCACTAATATCACCACCACTTATACCACACTTAGCTACACAGCCATGCAAAAGTTAAGCCATTGTAACAATGCCAAAAACTAAGGTTTAGGAGGAGATGGCGAGACAAGTAAATTTGAATGCATTGGGAAAAGGAAGTTCCACTGTACATGTTCAACTTTCAAGTAATTAATCACAATATAGTGATTTTAATGCATTTAAATTTGTCTTCTATTGTTGGGAACTGCATAGGTATCATAATTGGCGgcaaaaaaatggaaattgcAGAAACTGTTCAAAGAAAAAGAGCTTACTGTCAACCATCTACACCTCAAAGCAACATCACGAACAGTTTTATCTGGCAACAGGGCAGCAATTTTGATATACCTCATGATACTTGGCTCATCAGCATATCTAGTCACAAAACAgaagaatcacaaaaaacaaGGGTCATGAAATATAAACtgtataaagagaaagaaatatcagcactataacataaaaatatatggcACAATTACAAACAATTTAGCATAGCCACTAGAACCCAAGTAATTCTAAAAGAGAGAAGCATAAATGGTATGATTGGTTCTATGGTGATGGAAGGGGAGATGAAGGGAGAGGGATTTTAATGGAAGGATGGGAGGAAGGAATCCGTTGCTTGGTTAGGAGGGGGAggagaggaaaaagaaattaatttactattatACCCTTACAATGCACAAATAAAACCATTAAGCTCAAGTATTCAAATTTAGAATAATATAGTCAACACAATTCACAAACTAAGTATTTTCCCTCCCTTCCAAATCCCCCAATACTGTAGAGGAGGTAAAAATGGGATGGATGGATATGGGGTCCCTTATTTCTCCTCCCCTCCATTTCCATTCTCATCCAACCAATGTAAGCAGTAAGCAAAGAAAAGAATACTTAGCAGCAGTTTAATTGGGAATTGAAATgtcaaacaaaaacaacatttGGAAATTGACAAGATCATTATAAGAAAAAGTAAAGCATGTAGTTCACAGATACAAAGACGGACAGCATGATTCCTTTATGTTCCATGAAATGGCTTTCAGACAGACAGCATGATTAGTTCACGGATACAAAAGGGCCAACAACTGGCAATCGCTTCATcccacaaataaaaaacataaaatcctGTCCATCTAAGATTCGAAATTATTATCATCATGAGAaagtaaattgaaaaatgaGTTACCATGCACCAATGTAACACATAGAAGCCATAATGAAAAGGGTTGAAGAAAAGCTAAAAATGTCCTAACCTAGTCAAAACAAACAACTTACTTGGCAAGGCCTTCTTCCAATCTGTACTGTTCATCAACAGACCACTCAACAGCCAACCCTGTGTCGTGCTTCAGCCCCGGGACCGAATCGAGAAGAAGCGAGGAACTGGATAGATTACCAGCTTGACTCATTTGACCCATGACAGGATTACTACTGTTAATGATGCTTGAATTCCCAGAATATATCATCATCTCAGACGAACTACTTAGCCCAAAATAATTACCCATAGGAACCATCTCGGACAAGCGGTTAATAGCACCACCACCAGGTTGAAATGATATTGCACGCCTGTTCAAAACAGAATCTATATCTTCATTGTGAAATCCAGCGTTTGACTGTGCTGCCATCCTTATTATCCCCTGTTATCTAACAACTTCCCTAAATCACCTTAAGCCACAACTAGCATCAACAACCATCTTCAAACCAAAACAACAACACCGATTCAGGGTACCCTCCAAGATCAAAATCACTCAGATTCCacacagattaaaaaaaaaaaaggaaatacccAACAGGAATCAGAGGCCAAATACCCAGATAAGGCTCGATATTCAGTTGATTAAGGGAACTTGGTGACACCCCCAGAATAAGCAACCAGAAACCCCACGATCAAATTCCTTCAAAAATTCAGACTTTAGTTCAGAAATGGAGATCccagaaaagtaaagagtgaCCCAGAAGGCGAAACCTGAAGTTAAAGCCCAGAAAAAACCAAAGTCAGTGtctagagaagaaaagaagctTCATCTTCACGAGGGTCAATTATAGAGAGCtacaaagcaaaaaaagaaaacgatAAAAGCCCTAATAACAGCAAAATCAGACGTGTCGTAACAGAACAACAGGGAGtggatagagagagaaagagagagttaCCTTTTTTGTAGCAACTTTCCGACCGAGGCCTAGTTGGTTGTGGTGACGGTAgtgccttttttctttcttctctttctctctctaacacTACGCTACAATGCTAATACCGCACTACCATTTGGCATTTGCTACTTTCTGGGTTTGCGTTGTGACACCGaaacactctctctctctctctctctttccccTCTCGAGAGAGACAAGAGATGGCTTAGAGCTCCGCCAACAGGGATGCAGAGAAAGGGAAAATAGGAAAAtcttggttttaattttttgaaacaatTCTTCTTAAATTTAAAGGAAAGATAATAATGGATGGTTGTGGATCTTGGAATTCAGCAACAGTGCGAATCCCAATAAGCATTTGATGCTGATCATTGTGGACTCCACCTCTCCTTTCTGCTTAATTTTTCTGCTAATTTATCTCtttatcatttgttttcttATGCAAAGTatgaatgttattttatttaaaagcaCGGGCATTAAGTACATACATCCTATGCCAAGACAACATCCCATGATAATTCCATTCAAATTTAATACATGttcaaaatcaaaaaagaattaacaataacaagtagggtatttatttattaaattagtgATTCTGTTGATTTTTCATCATTAATATcagtattttaataatattcatgT encodes:
- the LOC100797061 gene encoding uncharacterized protein — encoded protein: MAAQSNAGFHNEDIDSVLNRRAISFQPGGGAINRLSEMVPMGNYFGLSSSSEMMIYSGNSSIINSSNPVMGQMSQAGNLSSSSLLLDSVPGLKHDTGLAVEWSVDEQYRLEEGLAKYADEPSIMRYIKIAALLPDKTVRDVALRCRWLTRKRRKSEEHNLGKKVNNRKDKPVELASKTNLHSALPSSMATYPRMSHHMDQSQQIQYDGICSPLKQLMEQNAQAFNQITANLSTYKLQDNIDLFCHTRHNINTILNNMSEMPGIMSQMPPLQVTINEDLASSILPNRT